In the genome of Mytilus edulis chromosome 14, xbMytEdul2.2, whole genome shotgun sequence, the window TTTTTTGCATTTCCTAAATCCACTCTTGCACCCTTTGAACCAATAGCAGCAcgattaatttttataaatgctCATTGTGTAATTCAAAAAACTTACTGATGATGTGAAAAAGGTATTGTAAAAATTTAACACAGAAGGAAGATGGAAATTGCTATCATagcatattataaaacattttttgtaactttttacaATAAACGTGAGCTTCACCTTGATGCTATCCGAAGCATACTGATTCCTTTAACTATAAGGTGGGTATCATAATCACCAGCAAGGTGGTCAGCATGAGGAGGCGAGGAAAGGGTGGGTGGGAATTTCCTAAAATTGGTCATCAGGTGAAATAAgtgtcaattttgatgatttctTGACCATGAATAACCAGGAATGCTGGTAAAGGTTTCCAGCTGTAGTCTGCCTGTAGAGTGGACCCCAGTTAACAAATTGACCCCAACAGTTGTAAGGTTGTAGTGAAACTGTTCTTCGTTCAGCAGTCTAAAGAAGTTTATTTGTACCAAAAATACggaatttcatgattttttttaggcCTCTGAACTTCCTATGTAAGACACCAAAGGGAAGCCCTCCCCTCAAGAAAACCGAATTTTATCTGATTTCAATTTTCCAAGTCTATATTTGAGCTCAGAAGGCAATTTATGCATGAGAAACATGACTATAGATAGCTCCAGGCTGACGGAACATTTATAACTTTCGAaatacagtgttctccccaggatttttggatagcaccAGGGTAACGCGTGACGAAatgaattttataatattttgtgtcACGTTGTGTcacttatttttttcttgttagtTTTTGTCATTACCTTTTTGCCTTTGTTTTGTTAACTGTGGTACTGTGTTGTATGGACTTTGGGTCAGAAAATTATTGGTAGAAAAAGTAAATCAATAAACAGTTTGTATACTTTAATATCTTTGcagaataaataaaagaaagcacaATTAGTCTTTAAACTAAAGTCACTTCTTATATTTTGATCAAGCCATTTTGTCCTGATACTTGTAGTGACACTACACATTCCCCATGTTAGATTTCACCATAACAATTAACTTTGAACAAGATTAAATTTTGATACAGAACCTTCAGTAGATTAAAAACCATTTTCCATAGTTTTAGACCTGATTCttttaaacaacaacaaattatttttatagttAATACATTGTTCCAGACATGAAGAGTACTTATATACATAGATATATCCACTAGTTCATATTTAGCTTTAGCCCTGCTTTGGATTATATTACAATTTTGGCAGTAGGCTTGTCAGCCCTGGCACAGTCATATAAAACAAGAATTGAAAAATCTActaatttaatataatatgtcTGTGCATCAATAAAAGTATgattctcaaaaataattttcaaaacatttttgttggTATGTTCTAAGAAAGTTTTTATCCTTAATGTAACATTCtaatataattttgcattcaatttgtaatttatttttattttcaatgagaAATTAAATTTGAGGAGCATTTATTTGTGATAAACAaaatcaggggaagtaactccacaATTAATTTCCAACAGGCAAATTATTTTGACTCAAGACTGGCGTAATACAGTTCATTAACAAATGTCTGCTTGTCCCTCACAAGTCTGTTATTAAAATTATGATCTCAtaattaattaaaacacaaaagaatcaTGTACATCTATTAAATCCAATCATCAATGTTAACCTCAAAAGGTAAATCGATCACGTGGTGTAAACAATCTACCTGTCAGATCTGGATTAAACTGGTTAGAACTGGTCAGTtttcatgtaaaattttaaacctcACGGAAAATTGAACAAGTCGTCTCAAACTTTACCGATTTACGATTTTTTTGCCAAAAACTTTAGCACCACGGagaaaaattatacatcgcggcaAGAACGATACCACCGCGGTagaaaattatacatcgcgggcCCGTGGTCCTTTAAGGGCCGGGGGAGAACACTGGAAATAAGTATCATAAAGTTGACTTCTTTAAGTATGTAAGGCCATTGGAGCCAAATAACGGTGGTTTGGGTACGCCCGTCATATGATGGTCACAGCATGGTAAGGGTTAAGCACTTGTTCTGTTTGAGCTCACTTCATGTTTAacactgttgcatttatttatttttaaccacACATAAGTtaatttagttttctttgttattcattggttaaaatatacatatataactttTCTGGTCTACGTGTGATCCTATGATCTTACCTTTTGATGAGCATGACTCAAAGAAGGAACACTATAAGTTATCAAGTATTGATTTAGCAATTTAATTTTAGCCaacatattatttcaaaaatcagTAAATAAACAGATTCCactaatgtatttttttgtagGATGAAATACTCCTCTCTCAGACTCCacattcaaatatgaaaaaatgtacTCTTTAGTGACAAAATATGCCCCTCCTGTCCTGATTCAGCAGGAAAATCCATATGTTTGTACttacaaattattataatattttttacagGATGGGAGATGATCCAAATAGACCACCAAACCATATACTATTGTTCACAGTCCTGAATCCACAGTATCCAATCACTGTGGTAAGTACAACAGTTTTGATTGGTCTATTTATAAAGTCTTTATTGAACAATAGTTTTGATTGGTCTACAAAATAATGAGATATGTATCATCTTTCACCATCCTGTATAGTACAATTATAGCTTTGATGAGTTGCTAGGTTTTCTGTACATGCAATATTGATTAAAGgtctaaaattaaatataataaattgtaATAATGGCCATTaaatttcactttgaaattttaaccagaATTAGTAGACATCTTAGGAACCAATTGTATCTCCTCCTTTTATATTTTATACCtgtttgttaaaatttgaaaataaatcaaggagatatgtttttattttataaattcatgatcAAACAGAGAGATGCTATTGTTGCTAGGGAGGCTACCAATATCATTTCACCAAAAAATGAGCTGAACATTTGCTGTTTCAGAATcaaattctttttaatattttcataacaaCATGAATGGATAAAACGTCTTAAACATTGGAAATTCAGAATGTCATTTTCATGTTGGGGTAGGAATTAGActgcatatacatgatatagtccTTTTAGATTCTAAAACTCCAAATAAACccatacataatatttttttaccacTGGGCTAATCTTTGAATTCAATCATCaaccaatgaaaaacaattttatacatCTGAGTTTGGAAATTTTATTGTACtggaaattcagaaattattgaattcaatttttattgccattttgtcattttagacttgaatgcaatattgagaaaagtcctctttaattcataaaaaaaatattcaagatgcgagtttaaattattgcaattataaccctgttgcatttttcacaataatttctgaatttacagtaattgttTTCTCTATTTTTAGGATGTCATGCAGACAATTTGTTCAGCTCATGGTCAAGTACTGAGAATAGTCATCTTCAAGAAGAATGGTGTCCAGGCTATGATTGAGTTTGAGAATGTTGACTGTGCTACACGGGCCAAGCAGGCATTGAATGGAGCAGATATCTACTCTGGTTGTTGTACTCTCAAGATTGAGTTTGCTAATGTAAGAATTAGGATTAatcattaaaaacatattcttttGCTGGAACAAATTTACTTGTCTACTTATCCATATGATTCTTGAAGATCCAGTCATAATACTAAAAAATCTAGATTAATTCCACCAAATGTTAATTTGTTTGGTCCATTTTAGATTATCACATCAGATAATATCTTCGAACTTATCCATTGTTATCGTCTTTTGACAGAATATATTTTAGGGGTAGATTCTTAAAATTCTCTTGTGATTTAATTCTCTAACTGACAATAGTGCGGCAATGCAAGTACATAtagttgtatattattttgtatgcAAAATGTGTTGTTTCTTCTATTCCAGCAAACAAGACTAAATGTTATCAGAAATGACTCAGAAAGTTGGGACTACACAAACCCCAATCTAGGTAAGAATTGTAATGTTGTACCCATTTTATCAGCAAAATCTAAGAAGAGTTATACAGCGAGACTTAGGTATGCTAATCCAAGCAGCGGCAATAACAATTTGTTAACATTTGTGTTAGGTCAGTTTAAAGGGAACCGTAAATCTTATTAATGTTagtatctcatttccatggagatttgTTTTGGCCTACTCTGACATCTACTTATAGTCTTTTGTCTGTGgtttacatgttaaagtttttgattttaagTAAGTTTAAGGGGAAACACTTATGATcctatgataagtcaatggtcatgatggtatttggtatgcagttgtatattAAGTATTGGCATATCTTGTTTAAACAGAAATTTCTATGCCCTGTACCTTCAGTAATGGTTCATTTTCATAATATACATGTtcaaaaattgctatttcaattttaacattaacattttaCTATCAAGATTACATACcggcaagacatatctctgtgtcagcAATTTATTTATACTTCATATGATAATTTTTTGATTTTCCTTATTCCACCTTAAAAGTTCAACCAACCAATAGAAAAGgttcaaacaaaatcaatcaaccaacaGAAAAGCTCCAAACAAAATTAACCAACCAATAGAAAGAATGAATTGATTTTCATTGTAACTTTCTTTAAGATAAAAAACATGGTATTGAGGAAACTACATCTGTTAATGGTATGTCTGTCATCATGTGTAAAGGATAGATCCAgtgtaaaaatattatgtttaCAATGTAAGAACTGTATACAATAATTCTTCCTATTAAAGGGGACATAGTTTTACATGATCTTATAATGAAAAAGTAATATCCTTGTTTTCAAATTCCAATAgggaataaaaaaaagtaataaaaaataattgcatctaatattttctttacaaaaaaaatctgaattttcaTGGGAAAAAATGTCCTGTGATAGAGGACACATTTGCAATTCctatacttttgatattttttatatatttaagtaaTTTTAGACATTTGTAATCTCTTTTGGCATATTTGTTTATGGCTTCTTTATTAAATACCTGGATCTTAGCCTTtagctttttttttgttacttattGAAGTTTAGTTTGTATTGTTgttgacattttaaaatattcatacatATAAAGCATTTTTGTGACATACAGGTTATTAACATTTTCATGAATAATTGTTgaattatgttgtttttatgtttaagGGTAAAATTACTTGTAAAATAACATTGAAACATGAATTATGCATACATTGTTACAAGAACATTGAAACTCTTCATATACAACTTTCAAGTTTAAGTACAAATTGAAATTATACTGAATATTTTACCCAAAAAATCACTTTTCCactttcatttattcatttatttaccccccccccccctcccccgagTGTGAGAGGTTATGGATCAATATAATAGCAAGATAGTTTTAGTAAAAGGACCACCTGTTAAAAGAAAAAGACAGTTCAGTCTGTGAAATGTAACAGGTCAAGCTAGAAAATTTCCTATATTTTTGCAGCAAATTTTTTGCGTACATAgaatagtaaaattttaaattgtactTGAACTCCCAGCACATAACTGtagttctatatttttttcatttatacacATGTACATTCTGTAACAATAACAATTACATTGTAAACTATTTTACAAGACAgcttttacattttgaaaaatgacattgtaattttttgtaattacACAAAATATGATTGTACAATATTGATACAaatacttttaacatgtttttgaATATTGCTATTAGATTTTTTACCTGTAATAAAACGTTGATACATTACCTTTTTACATGTACTTCGACAAAGCATATATGAAATTAAATGGGtagatttaatattatttttactagATCTAAATAATAAcaactaaaatatatatacagtttacattttaaacaacttttGCATATAATGAACATTTGACTTGTACAATTGAGTAATATGAAAACTGTGATATTTAATCTCCAAAATTAACAACCTTCAAAAGAAAACACTAAAATATATCAGTTTGGAAAAGAAACACATTATTCTCATGTTAAATTCAGATGAAAAAGAATTATTCTCAAACTTTGATGTCCATTTCTACAGTATATAATTCAAAAACAGAACCATGTatgttctaaatatagaaataaagagaaCAAAACTGAACAAATATGCTGAAATTTGACGGTCATGAAAAgatgtttacctgtaaaatgtactttttcattCATATTTGTAAAAAGAACTATTCACTGTTTACcagaaattgttttgaaataaaattttgatattggtTAGACTTCAaagtatacaataaaaaaatgcTCGTAAGAGAGACAATGGAATTTGTACAATCAATTTTCTTGGTAAACAGTGACCAATTATTTCACATGTAccttttaaaattcatttcactACATCAAGATTCAGCGTTTTACTTGGAAATATAGTTCTGTGGATTATTACCTAGCTAGCAGTatggaaaatatgaaaaatacgtgattaaacaaacattgaaataaaaGCTTACTTGTGGATGCCAAATGGATGAAGCCTGAAAGATGATAGCTTATGCAATATCTCGAAATGCTTTTGCAGAAACCAGAATAAAAATACCTGTATTTCAACATACAAAATAATTCCAGTCATTAGCCTACTCTCATAGAAATATAGATATGATGGATTTCACAATTGTTTTAcaactcaaaattttaaaatagacCTGACGGCTTCTCAAAACTTGCAGAATCAATGAAGACTCAAACAGACCAATCAAGACCAGGATTACTACATTGAAATTTCATACAAAATGAACTGTGACATATATGGAGTTTATATTATACCACCAGAAGAAACAAATCATTTTCTTGATACCTTTAAATGGATTTACCTACAATACTTGTTTATAAAtcagaaaacgaaaaaaaatcaaGGCTGGAAAGTAAACAATAAATCTCTACggaagtttcatccaaatcccaCAAAGACAGACCATAGACAACATAACAATCACCCAATGGGAAATTAAACTCAAACAGACCAATCAAAACAGgggttacaaaaacaaaaacctcTTTTTATAATGTACTGATTGTTTTGATTGGTTATTTATTAACAGCACCATGGGAACAACTTGGATGCAGACTTCTTCCAAGTCCTGTATAGTGGATGAGTCATCAGTGGTGTACAAGATCCAACTGAGGCATTATATTATAGATTAGAATGTTACAAACATGTAAACAACCACACAAACATTTGCAGTTTCTTTATTGACATACATTGTCCATGATTGCTATGAGATGTGTTTATAACTTTCTTACATTCTACATCAGGATTACCATGAAACTTATTTAGTGATCAATTTGTTTTACTCCTAGAAAATGCTGTAGAAAGTTGTTATATTTtcagataaatgttttttttttaagcaatAAAATGGGAATTTCAAATCTGTTATTATAGAAAGAAAAAATTGGCTTGTCCAAATATACACTGTTAAGATAACttagttattttacattttatttaaagagACCCTAGAAGTATTTACTTTCATGACATACAAATACTGTACTTTGATAATCATATTTGACTTTCATATAAAACCAAGAAATTTCAAAACTTGACACATTTAAAAATAACACCTAGAATTATTATTTCGAATCAACGAGTTCTAGAAAAGTAGTGGTCAAAGGTTTTCACCATAAAATTTTTGCAAAGGATAcacttaattttgatattttacaatagaAATAATAGTGAGGACTAGCAAATTTTGTTCAAGGACCATCAGGGAAAAAAGATTTAATGAACTCTGGCATTTGATGTTGAATAGTGAAGAATTCCACACATAATGCTATGCTTATGAATATATAAAGTCGGGGAGAATACATTGAAATAATTGTAATCATGAGTTCTTGCAATGAAACAAAAGGATGATTTTGGCTTAACATTcttggaatatatatatagatcataaaattgAGAAGTGAGATATACtgatagttttgtttaattttgaaatttggaATTGTATTTGTACAGGAAATGAACCAGCAGGAGCAGGACGACCTCTTTTACCAGATCCTAGATATCAAGGTTGGCAAGTCTTTTATGGTTTATTGCATACTCAATGTGAATGAAAGTTTGAAAAAAGATACAGcattttgaagttaaattaaaCTGAATTAAGTCCAAAAGTATGCATCCCTAGGGTGAATGGCATAATCTGATAGGTTAAATATTGGGTTTAAAGTACTGAACATGAAAAATTGTTTTGACTTGATTTATAGGAACAAACATTGGTCCTGAATAAAAACTTTAAAGTTtattgaaatttaacaaaaatatcacaaaacaTTTCTATTTTCATAAACAACAGAATTGAGTCAATgttaacaaatgattttttttatcacaatacTGATTTAAACATTTCTAATTCTAACTAAGAATTTATTAATCCTATAAAAtgctttatagatataggaagatgtggtatgagtgccaatgagacaattctccacccaagtaacaatttataaaattaaaccttTATAGGTTAAGGTACAGCCTTTCAcacagagccttagctcacaccgaacagcaagctttgaAGGGACCCAAAAatatgtgtaaaaccattcaaaggggATAAATATACGATTGAATGTATATGAAAAGTTACTGTAAGTTATATTTACAACTTTGAATCAGCAGGGTCAGGACCACCACCACCACAAGGAGGATACTCCCAAGGCCAAGGAGGGTACCAACAACCTCCAAGTTCAGGATATGGACCACCTCCACCACCACAGGGAGGTGGATATGGAGGAGCCCAGGGAGGATATGGTCAGAACCAAGGCTATGGAGCCCCACAGGGAGGTTACGGAGCACCTCCATCAGGAGGCTATGGTGCACCACCACCACAGAACAGTTATGGTGGTGGAGGAGGAGGTTATGGTGAAGGAGATGGATATGGAGGAGGTTATAATTCAGGACCACCTCCCAGAGGTGGGGGTGGATATGATGACAGGTATCCACCAAGAGATGGAGGATACAGGGATAGAGGGAGCTATGATTCTGGAGATAGAAGGGTAAGAATCAAAACTGCAGTATACTATAAacctataaacaaacaaattattgtgttccatttattttttcaaacttaCCTTAGTAGTACAATAGCACAAAGATAAATCTTCATGAATATGCTGAACTCATATCCTTAGAAATACAGCAAGAAAATcatcaaaaataaatttccacttaaTGATTAATGATTAATCAGCTAGAAAGGGCTTAATGCTATATAAAGTATACACATAAAAATATAATCCAAAGGGCTGCAGTTCACACTGGCTAAGGCAGGACCCCCTCCGGtcaagcttcagtgattccctatataattaaccaaaATTTTCCAAGAAAATGGGGTGGCCCCTCCCCCTTGAATAAGCCTCTGTTTATAGAAACCTTTGTGAAATGTTTTTATAGTCTGAAGAACAAGATAACAACAGATGCTCACAAAACACCACCCCCTTAGGTGACATTTAAGGCTCTAGGGAAATTATTTCTAATAAACAAGATATTCTATTTGTTACAGGGAGGTAGAGGTGGTTACAGATCAGGTTACAGTGATGGACCCCCTGGAGCTAGTGGACTCTCCCAGGGAGCAGTAATTATGGTGTATGGATTAGACAATGAAATGAATTGTGAACGCCTGTTTAATCTCTTCTGTCTCTATGGCAATGTTGTCAGGGTATGTATCTATATTTAGagctattttcctaatgcatgtagtttaaaggtttggttagctggcttgctttatataaaaaagtagatgtggtatgattgccagtgagacaactctccacaatagaccaaaatgacacagaaattaacaactataggtcttcgtttgtataaatgtttgctcaagcattgtaattGTAATCAATACAAATGTGTGGATTTAGCTTGCATAATGTTATTGGATGCTTGAgcaaatatttattcaaacaaaacaagcaagccaaccaaacctttaaactacatgcattaggaaaataACTGTAACTCTTTTATCTCCATAGTAGGATAAGTGTTTGATATACCATACAAAGGTAGACATGCATGAGACAATTTCCAAAATATACTAACACTAtttattaaatgtatatatttcagAATTAATGAAAGTCACTCAAAATCATTGtaattgataattattttttaaagcaatCAAACTCATGTCCTGGAAAATCAGGAATAATGCTGGAAATCCAAGATTGGGGCTAAAACTTTCAACTGTGTACATCCTTTGAATAAGCAGTGTTGACCctgatgaataaaacaaataaatggtgAAAGAATTAGTTCCTCTTTTAAAATGtgtcttaaaacaaaaatatttcaccTAAGCGTTTATAGTTTTAATcaaactcatcagagataccagACTTGCAATTTTATAGACCAAATCCAgatatacaaaagactcatctgaTTAAAAATGTTGAGggctaataaataaaatatgaagttgACAGTTGATAAGTTGTAGTATGAAATGAtgtttattatttctttcagattaAGTTTTTGAAGAGCAAGGATAATGCTGCTATGGTACAGATGGGGGATGCTCTGGCAGTTGATAGGTGTATGAACATGCTTAATAATACATACTTCTTTGGCAACAAACTACAGTTAGGGTAAGTACTCAATTGAAAGACTGAATGTTGTTTGTTTgatgtccagttgcaaatatttcataaatataagaagatgtagtatgaatgCAAACGAGACAAGTCTtcatccaattcacaatttataaaagtaaaccattataagtcaaagtacagtctttaacacagagccttggctcacatcgaacaccAAGCTATATAAGCACAAAAATagtactagtgttaaaccattcaaacaggaaaaccaacattcTAATGTATATAAGAAACGTTAATGAATATTCAAGAAGATGGTCATTGATCTTATTAATTTCTCTTCGTTGTTGACTCTATTGATTTTAATTGAACATTGGTGCAATAGAATTATGAACATTGGTGCAATAGAATTGTGAACATTGGTGCAATAGAGTTATGAACATTGGTGCAATAGAATTATGAACATTCTTATAATTCCCATCCAAATGATCAAAATGTCCAATTTGATTATTGTTAAACTTTATAATGTCGAATAATGTTGAAAATTTGGTAATTTCTGTTTAATTTGAGATTAAACCCTGTTGTAGATTTGTTCAAAGTGTTCATAAAAGATCTAGGAATAATAAGCCAAGATTGTACAATTATATGTTTCTTTTCAGACATTCTAAACAAGCTTTCCTTAAGGATGTAGCTCAACCACATGATTTACCTGACAACACCACTTCATTTAAAGATTTCATGGGAAGTAGGAACAACAGATTCTCTAATCCTGAAGCTGCAAGCAAAAATCATATCCTTTTAGTGAAATTGTTGCTGTCTATTGCTTTAATTTCTGTTACACAGAATACAGGAAATACAAAAATTTGTCTCTCAAAATGCATCTCCAATTTTCTGTTTCAGATCTAATGCATattgggtaatattttcaaaagtgtacaccaaagcgTTGTGATTTGGTTAAAAGTGTGATGCAATTTaaattcaaccaatgatgtgaccttattttcatttttgtgcaATTGTGGCAGCTGTCCTTTCTTTCAATCTATGTTGCAGAGAATGCAGATAATACTTAAATGTGTCAATCCTACTGCTCCTTTAAAATGAAAGTCCCTTGTGTAATGATTATGAAATTATAAGAATGCTTTCTTCATCTCTGTTAGTTGATGTTGTGGTAAGGAATTTACATTTGTCTTCCATTCATTTTTTTGCTGTTAAAAGATGCAGTGAATAAatagttattcatgttattataacTATTATTTACTAAAAGGGTACAATTAAAAAgacaatttggaaaaaaaggacAGGAAAAAATGTTTGTCGAAAAAATGTCACTCACTTGATGATGAAGTATTTTGAATGGTCCAACTACTATGTCATGAATATGCATTTCAagacaacattgaaaatataaacaatactaaaaatacaactttaaaacaaGCATTTTCAAAACTTAGATTGAAAAGACTAAAATGCCCTCTGCTTTTAGGGGTTTGATATATTTGGACCTGATTTGAATCTAGACTAGGTAATAAGAGAACAAAAGTCAATATTTATGAACATCTTTTCTCTTTCAAAAATGATTTGGTGAAggtttttgtcaaatatttaaaagaatgaGCTTGGTTTGCAAATGAGTTTCTGTTTGACAAAGTTTGGGCGTATTAAAACATTTTCATGCTAGACAGAAATCTAACCTTTAAATTTTTCTCCTTAACCAGTGTCTAAGTATAGTAGCGTCGTCCAAAATACTTCATTTCTTTAATACTCCACCAACCATTACAGAGGAAGAAATTTCTGAGGTATTGTTTTAAAACATATTGAGTGACACGTTTCTCTACAGACTGCTATTTTGCTGTACTGCATTGcaagttttatttgtaaatttgacTTAAAATATCGGTCAATGAtaaatttttattgtaattttaattcaATGGTAGTTTGGGGTACAGCAAAATAtggttttattaattaactggtacaaattcttttaaaaatgtttgttcATTCAGCGCATATCAAgattatttatatttgatttataaactaCATTAAATTGCTATCTAcattaaaaaagtatttttaaatcATGTTCTAAAATTTTTACACAGGTtagaaaatataagaatttgTACCAATCTTGGCATTAAAACTAATTGGATACAATATTTTTTACTAACACAAATatagttctgtttttttttgggtttttttttctttacatcagAACTGAATTCTTTTTTGATGTTATGTTGGTACATGTGttgaataaagatatataagggctattccattatGTGGGAGGTTAGGAAGAGATGTTCTTTTTTGGTCATGGGTTAAGGTTTATGTCATTAAAAGAATGGAGGATTGTTGGaaggatagttttttttttgagAT includes:
- the LOC139502588 gene encoding heterogeneous nuclear ribonucleoprotein L-like isoform X1, with protein sequence MAGYEGHVNKRQRVDDAHYDREDRHNPEPSPVVHVRGLSEYITEADLMQAVQHFGTVNYIMMMGKRHQALVEFADISGAKNCVNYSLNNPIYVGQQAAFFNYSTSQRIQRPAPGYNDPNYMMGDDPNRPPNHILLFTVLNPQYPITVDVMQTICSAHGQVLRIVIFKKNGVQAMIEFENVDCATRAKQALNGADIYSGCCTLKIEFANQTRLNVIRNDSESWDYTNPNLDKKHGIEETTSVNGNEPAGAGRPLLPDPRYQAGSGPPPPQGGYSQGQGGYQQPPSSGYGPPPPPQGGGYGGAQGGYGQNQGYGAPQGGYGAPPSGGYGAPPPQNSYGGGGGGYGEGDGYGGGYNSGPPPRGGGGYDDRYPPRDGGYRDRGSYDSGDRRGGRGGYRSGYSDGPPGASGLSQGAVIMVYGLDNEMNCERLFNLFCLYGNVVRIKFLKSKDNAAMVQMGDALAVDRCMNMLNNTYFFGNKLQLGHSKQAFLKDVAQPHDLPDNTTSFKDFMGSRNNRFSNPEAASKNRIVAPTEMLYMYNIPPNFSEDEVLELFDRSGAKKPSKVKIFPSKSERSCTGLCEFESKAWAIEALILTNHVSIDNPTGKAPFIFKLCFSPNTISEVGERRERMERVRGGGDRGDREDRE
- the LOC139502588 gene encoding heterogeneous nuclear ribonucleoprotein L-like isoform X2, giving the protein MAGYEGHVNKRQRVDDAHYDREDRHNPEPSPVVHVRGLSEYITEADLMQAVQHFGTVNYIMMMGKRHQALVEFADISGAKNCVNYSLNNPIYVGQQAAFFNYSTSQRIQRPAPGYNDPNYMMGDDPNRPPNHILLFTVLNPQYPITVDVMQTICSAHGQVLRIVIFKKNGVQAMIEFENVDCATRAKQALNGADIYSGCCTLKIEFANQTRLNVIRNDSESWDYTNPNLDKKHGIEETTSVNGNEPAGAGRPLLPDPRYQAGSGPPPPQGGYSQGQGGYQQPPSSGYGPPPPPQGGGYGGAQGGYGQNQGYGAPQGGYGAPPSGGYGAPPPQNSYGGGGGGYGEGDGYGGGYNSGPPPRGGGGYDDRYPPRDGGYRDRGSYDSGDRRGGRGGYRSGYSDGPPGASGLSQGAVIMVYGLDNEMNCERLFNLFCLYGNVVRIKFLKSKDNAAMVQMGDALAVDRCMNMLNNTYFFGNKLQLGHSKQAFLKDVAQPHDLPDNTTSFKDFMGSRNNRFSNPEAASKNRIVASSKILHFFNTPPTITEEEISELFDRSGAKKPSKVKIFPSKSERSCTGLCEFESKAWAIEALILTNHVSIDNPTGKAPFIFKLCFSPNTISEVGERRERMERVRGGGDRGDREDRE